A stretch of Garra rufa chromosome 11, GarRuf1.0, whole genome shotgun sequence DNA encodes these proteins:
- the pdf gene encoding peptide deformylase, mitochondrial, with protein MFRHCRTFSHYVLKSQTNYVLSKPVRILMPWSTFTCSHSTNIKMRSYLQYMKRKVKGVPTPPYNHVCQVGDPVLRSQAAAVDPRDIQGPEVQKVIKSLVKVMRKLECVGMSAPQIGVPLQILALEYPKKMLEDSSRASVEARGLVAVPLMIFINPQLRVLDGRTVIFQEACESICGFSASVPRYLTVEVSGLNEKAEPVSWQASGWPARILQHEIDHLNGVLYIDRMDSKTFINVKWEEYNE; from the exons ATGTTCAGGCACTGCAGGACATTCTCTCATTACGTCTTAAAAAGTCAAACAAATTATGTACTTTCAAAACCAGTTAGGATTCTTATGCCCTGGTCTACATTCACATGTTCTCATTCTACCAACATCAAGATGCGCTCCTATTTACAGTACATGAAAAGGAAAGTCAAAGGTGTACCGACTCCCCCATACAATCATGTGTGTCAGGTTGGAGACCCTGTGTTACGCTCACAGGCTGCGGCAGTGGACCCCAGAGACATTCAGGGCCCAGAAGTGCAGAAGGTCATTAAGAGCCTGGTCAAGGTGATGAGGAAGCTTGAGTGTGTTGGCATGAGCGCACCCCAGATCGGTGTCCCTCTACAAATATTAGCCTTGGAGTATCCAAAGAAAATGCTGGAGGACAGCTCAAGGGCATCTGTTGAAGCTCGGGGTCTGGTGGCAGTGCCTCTCATGATTTTTATAAACCCACAGTTACGTGTACTAGACGGACGCACTGTTATCTTCCAAGAGGCCTGTGAGAGCATCTGTGGGTTTTCAGCATCAGTTCCACGCTATCTCACTGTAGAAGTCTCAG GTCTTAATGAGAAAGCGGAGCCTGTCAGCTGGCAAGCGAGTGGATGGCCGGCCAGAATACTGCAGCATGAAATAGATCACCTCAATGGAGTGCTATACATAGATCGCATGGACAGTAAAACCTTCATCAATGTAAAATGGGAAGAGTATAATGAATAA
- the LOC141345660 gene encoding uncharacterized protein: protein MNSAHKKSEDGLINKYQSNLEKRIEKGDRSLVCKDEELCKEVEILLRSGGAQKIHNQHGLDSLAVMEKSLYAFPFKTGQMGLEKLSKAFEVLELAALNLYIYPWRREYRLVKMFSGMFTHSIKPALTLRQAKELFGLLGYQASSLKEEEELALNSKLVPADFLLSLACGFFTARMECKLLISALGSVDRSVEWALQLVKERQAGHSVLVALENTKRQSDAASVSDAVLAGGMDAELDLYTEQADASHVMSTTGLPLDSSYMQPEEKPLSKPLQREPSLSNMGSNEDARQGRSFNNPGLMESISGDQSESDAQKQEASKVLCSCIMSNPLYIYHCEQCKHFHSMLCSRYTECQFKGHILALCSEKAEELCSTQNQNRLAKEKSKDSLKTHFCMDGSNSDSFLVCHDCQLIHEHNCNFIKICNLQHNIQLSGKLQPPQGEKANAQKRNKCLSAAHHTQYSQEMGDSETPCAPIPYHDCCLKANQTLPETACLTCEVFHFSGCSDLWMCSQKHNIRNVQKYCDTCYTSECCTLQVCRYCVAVCCTLCCYKNTMLCKCGKSFIRPSSV, encoded by the exons ATGAATTCTGCTCATAAAAAGTCAGAGGATGGTCTCATCAATAAGTACCAGTCTAACTTGGAGAAACGAATTGAGAAGGGGGATCGAAGTTTGGTATGCAAGGATGAGGAACTTTGTAAGGAAGTCGAGATCCTTCTTCGCAGTGGCGGTGCTCAGAAGATACACAATCAACATGGATTAGATTCACTGGCCGTGATGGAAAAATCCCTCTACGCGTTTCCCTTTAAAACTGGCCAAATGGGGCTTGAGAAACTTTCCAAGGCCTTTGAAGTGTTGGAGCTCGCTGCGTTGAACCTGTACATCTACCCTTGGAGAAGAGAGTACAGACTTGTGAAG ATGTTTTCAGGTATGTTCACCCATTCGATCAAACCTGCACTGACACTTCGGCAAGCTAAAGAGCTGTTTGGTTTACTTGGATACCAAGCTTCAAGTCTTAAAGAGGAAGAAGAGTTGGCGCTGAATTCTAAACTGGTTCCTGCTGATTTTTTACTCAGCCTTGCATGTGGCTTCTTCACTGCTCGGATGGAGTGCAAGCTGCTCATTTCAGCCTTGGGATCTGTGGACAGAAGTGTGGAGTGGGCTCTACAGCTAGTTAAGGAGAGGCAGGCGGGCCACAGTGTTCTGGTGGCATTAGAGAACACCAAGAGACAGTCAGATGCTGCTAGTGTTTCAGATGCAGTCTTGGCAGGTGGCATGGATGCTGAGCTGGATTTGTACACAGAGCAGGCAGATGCCTCTCATGTGATGTCCACTACTGGGCTGCCGCTTGATTCTTCCTATATGCAACCAGAAGAGAAGCCTTTAAGCAAGCCTTTACAGAGAGAGccctcactgtcaaacatgggGAGTAATGAGGATGCAAGGCAAGGAAGGTCATTCAACAATCCAGGTCTAATGGAAAGCATATCTGGTGATCAATCTGAGAGTGATGCCCAGAAACAAGAAGCATCAAAAGTGCTGTGCAGCTGTATCATGTCAAATCCTTTATATATATACCACTGTGAGCAGTGCAAACACTTTCACAGTATGTTGTGTTCCCGGTATACAGAGTGTCAATTTAAAGGACATATTTTAGCACTATGCTCAGAGAAAGCTGAAGAGCTTTGTTCAACACAAAACCAGAACAGACTAGCCAAGGAAAAATCAAAAGATTCCCTGAAGACCCATTTTTGTATGGATGGCTCTAATTCTGATTCATTTTTGGTGTGCCATGACTGCCAGTTGATCCATGAACAcaactgtaattttattaaaatatgcaATTTACAACACAACATTCAGCTATCGGGAAAATTACAACCCCCTCAAGGAGAAAAAGCGAATGCTCAAAAAAGGAACAAATGCCTTTCTGCTGCACATCATACGCAGTACTCCCAGGAAATGGGTGATTCCGAAACACCTTGTGCACCAATACCGTATCACGATTGCTGCTTGAAGGCGAATCAAACTTTGCCTGAAACTGCATGCCTCACTTGTGAAGTCTTTCATTTCTCTGGGTGTTCTGACCTTTGGATGTGCTCTCAAAAACATAACATACGAAATGTTCAAAAATACTGTGATACCTGCTACACTTCTGAATGTTGCACCTTGCAGGTATGCAGGTATTGTGTTGCTGTGTGTTGCACACTGTGTTGCTATAAAAATACCATGTTATGTAAGTGTGGAAAGTCTTTCATCAGACCTTCCTCTGTTTAA